One part of the Paracoccus sp. MBLB3053 genome encodes these proteins:
- a CDS encoding 1-acyl-sn-glycerol-3-phosphate acyltransferase — MDAREDMTQRLDPLIHERAPWLFSGKWHHNLMRQSLMWLLRYPQTIELGAEFRDLPTDEIVRRMAQLIVRDLTVEGLENIPATGPALIVSNHPTGIADGIVLNTVISAVRDDLFIYANHDIMRVLPQCASLIAPVEWRVEKRSHAKTRATMDYTRDALGRGRIGLIFPSGRLAKRKGLTLHERPWMASAAMIAKKFDVPVIPLHIRARNSTLFYLLDAIHPSVRDVTLFNEVLNKGSQPFRVTIGTPIAASSLPGRSEEGINLLRDAVLALPDPSPNAAKLSQIRRLSQGRRALAGPRPID, encoded by the coding sequence ATGGACGCCCGAGAGGACATGACGCAAAGGCTGGATCCGCTGATACACGAGCGGGCACCTTGGCTGTTTTCAGGCAAATGGCATCATAACCTCATGCGGCAGTCGCTGATGTGGCTGCTGCGCTATCCCCAGACCATCGAACTGGGCGCGGAGTTCCGCGACCTGCCCACGGACGAGATCGTCCGCCGCATGGCGCAGCTGATCGTGCGTGACCTGACGGTCGAGGGGCTGGAGAATATCCCGGCGACCGGACCTGCGCTGATCGTGTCGAACCATCCGACCGGGATCGCCGACGGGATCGTGCTGAACACCGTCATCTCGGCGGTGCGTGACGATCTGTTCATCTATGCCAATCACGACATCATGCGCGTGCTGCCGCAATGCGCGAGCCTGATCGCGCCTGTCGAATGGCGGGTCGAGAAACGCAGCCATGCCAAGACCCGTGCGACGATGGATTACACGCGCGACGCGCTGGGGCGTGGCCGGATCGGCCTGATCTTTCCTTCGGGCCGGCTTGCCAAGCGCAAGGGCCTGACGCTTCACGAGCGGCCATGGATGGCCAGCGCGGCGATGATCGCGAAGAAATTCGACGTGCCGGTCATTCCGCTGCATATCCGGGCGCGAAACTCGACGCTGTTCTACCTGCTGGATGCGATCCACCCCTCGGTGCGGGACGTGACATTGTTCAACGAGGTGCTGAACAAGGGTTCGCAACCCTTCCGCGTGACGATCGGCACGCCGATCGCGGCATCCAGCCTGCCCGGCCGCAGCGAAGAAGGCATAAACCTGCTGCGCGATGCGGTGCTTGCCCTGCCCGATCCTTCGCCGAATGCCGCGAAACTTTCGCAGATCCGCAGGCTTTCGCAGGGGCGGCGCGCGCTGGCCGGTCCGCGGCCGATAGATTGA
- the pepN gene encoding aminopeptidase N yields MSVTQYLADWRPYPYEIAETRLEFSLTPNATRVRSQIEFRRVAEGDLVLDGAGLRTVSLAIDGKPLDAGLIREAEEKLVIPAAELPESFTFEAEVEIDPEANTALEGLYLSGGMFCTQCEAEGFRHITWYPDRPDVMAPFRVTIHSDMPVLLSNGNPVSVEPGKAVWHDPWPKPAYLFALVAGELHAISDSFTTLSGRKVGLNVWVRPGDEDRAGYAMESLIRSMKWDEEAYGREYDLDVFNIVAVDDFNIGAMENKGLNIFNSKLVLATAETATDGDYERIEGVIGHEYFHNWTGNRITCRDWFQLCLKEGLTVFRDQQFTSDMRSAAVKRIHDVQTLRARQFREDAGPLSHPPRPDHYQEINNFYTATVYEKGAEVIGMLKRLVGDEGYRAALDLYFDRHDGQACTIEDWIKVFEDATGRDLAQFKRWYTDAGTPRLSLSEEWTDGRLTLDFRQHVAPTPGQQDKPARVIPIAIGLIGPNGDEVLPTTVLEMTQEMQSFSFDGLGARPVVSLLRGFSAPVTVAREMTADEQALLLAHDTDPYARWQAGHDLALDALIARSRGETAGMELIRAIGGLLDDAETDLAFTALCLALPGEEEIATTIAASGTTPDPEAIHAARRGLMDDIATEHEPALARLYDAMAPQGPYQPDAEGSARRSLRLACLAYLSRLDGAARADALFAEAGNMTERQGALEQLIAHGRADEALAAFEAEFRGNRLVMDKWFMVQPLRSAPDAAVAKAGELAARPDFDWKNPNRFRALIAGLTANHAGFHAADGSGYGFVADWLMKLDPVNPQTTARMCSAFETISRYDAGRRAKARAALERIAAMPGLSRNTSEMVTRILAGAS; encoded by the coding sequence ATGTCCGTCACCCAATATCTGGCCGATTGGCGCCCCTATCCCTACGAGATCGCCGAGACACGGCTTGAGTTCAGCCTCACGCCGAACGCGACCCGGGTGCGGTCGCAGATCGAATTTCGCCGCGTCGCCGAGGGCGATCTTGTGCTTGACGGCGCGGGCCTCAGGACGGTGTCGCTGGCGATTGACGGAAAGCCGCTTGATGCCGGGCTGATCCGCGAGGCCGAGGAAAAGCTGGTCATCCCCGCGGCGGAACTGCCCGAAAGCTTCACCTTCGAGGCCGAGGTCGAGATCGACCCCGAGGCCAATACCGCGCTGGAAGGGCTATATCTGTCGGGCGGCATGTTCTGCACCCAGTGCGAGGCCGAAGGGTTCCGCCACATCACCTGGTATCCTGACCGGCCCGACGTGATGGCCCCCTTCCGTGTGACGATCCATTCCGACATGCCGGTCCTGCTGTCGAACGGAAACCCCGTTTCGGTCGAACCCGGCAAGGCCGTCTGGCACGATCCCTGGCCGAAGCCCGCCTATCTGTTCGCGCTGGTCGCGGGCGAGTTGCACGCCATTTCGGACAGCTTCACCACGCTTTCGGGGCGCAAGGTCGGGTTGAACGTCTGGGTCCGGCCCGGCGACGAGGATCGCGCCGGTTATGCGATGGAATCGCTGATCCGTTCGATGAAATGGGATGAAGAGGCTTACGGGCGCGAATATGACCTCGACGTCTTCAACATCGTCGCCGTCGACGACTTCAACATTGGCGCGATGGAGAACAAGGGCCTGAACATCTTCAACTCGAAGCTGGTTCTCGCCACTGCCGAAACCGCGACGGATGGGGATTACGAGCGCATCGAGGGTGTCATCGGGCACGAGTATTTCCACAACTGGACCGGCAACCGCATCACCTGCCGCGACTGGTTCCAGCTTTGTCTGAAGGAAGGGCTGACGGTCTTTCGCGACCAGCAATTCACGAGCGACATGCGCTCGGCCGCGGTGAAGCGCATCCATGACGTCCAGACCCTGCGCGCGCGCCAGTTCCGCGAGGATGCCGGCCCGTTGTCGCACCCGCCGCGTCCTGACCACTACCAAGAGATCAACAATTTCTACACCGCCACCGTCTACGAGAAAGGCGCCGAGGTGATCGGCATGCTCAAGCGTCTGGTCGGTGACGAGGGGTATCGCGCGGCGCTGGACCTTTATTTCGACCGCCATGACGGGCAGGCCTGCACGATCGAGGACTGGATCAAGGTCTTCGAGGACGCGACGGGCCGCGATCTTGCGCAGTTCAAGCGCTGGTATACCGATGCCGGCACGCCGCGCCTGTCGCTGAGCGAGGAATGGACGGATGGGCGGCTGACGCTGGATTTCCGCCAGCACGTCGCGCCCACGCCCGGTCAGCAGGACAAGCCCGCACGGGTAATTCCCATAGCGATCGGGCTGATCGGCCCGAACGGTGACGAGGTCCTGCCGACGACCGTTCTGGAGATGACGCAAGAGATGCAGAGCTTCAGCTTCGACGGGCTTGGCGCGCGTCCGGTGGTTTCCCTGCTGCGCGGTTTTTCGGCCCCCGTCACGGTCGCACGCGAGATGACGGCGGATGAACAGGCATTGCTGCTGGCCCATGACACCGATCCCTATGCGCGCTGGCAGGCCGGACATGACCTCGCACTGGATGCGCTGATCGCGCGCAGCCGGGGCGAAACGGCCGGGATGGAATTGATCCGCGCCATTGGCGGGCTTCTGGACGATGCCGAGACCGACCTCGCGTTCACCGCGCTTTGCCTTGCCCTGCCGGGCGAAGAGGAAATCGCGACGACGATCGCCGCCAGCGGAACGACGCCTGACCCCGAGGCAATCCATGCGGCGCGGCGCGGGCTGATGGACGACATCGCGACCGAGCATGAACCTGCGCTGGCGCGGCTTTACGACGCCATGGCGCCGCAGGGCCCCTATCAGCCCGACGCCGAAGGTTCGGCCCGGCGCAGCCTGCGCCTTGCTTGCCTCGCCTATCTGAGCCGGCTCGACGGTGCGGCGCGCGCAGATGCGCTGTTTGCCGAAGCCGGCAACATGACCGAACGCCAGGGCGCGCTTGAGCAACTGATCGCACATGGCCGCGCGGACGAGGCGCTTGCCGCCTTCGAGGCCGAGTTCCGTGGCAACCGGCTGGTGATGGACAAGTGGTTCATGGTCCAGCCGCTGCGCTCGGCCCCGGACGCGGCCGTCGCGAAGGCCGGGGAACTGGCGGCCCGTCCGGATTTCGACTGGAAGAACCCCAACAGGTTCCGCGCCCTGATTGCCGGACTTACGGCAAATCACGCCGGTTTCCACGCCGCGGACGGATCGGGATATGGTTTCGTCGCCGACTGGCTGATGAAGCTTGATCCGGTCAATCCGCAGACCACGGCGCGCATGTGCTCGGCTTTCGAGACGATCTCGCGCTATGATGCGGGACGGCGGGCCAAGGCTCGCGCCGCGCTGGAGCGCATCGCGGCCATGCCGGGGCTTTCGCGCAACACCTCGGAAATGGTTACGCGTATCCTTGCCGGTGCAAGTTAA
- a CDS encoding endonuclease/exonuclease/phosphatase family protein — MTPSTERLRLASYNLHKCRGMTGPHAPERNLRVIADLRADIIALQEVDFRMGRRPEALPRGRIEEMTGMVPAVFNPTGANSLGWHGQTILMRPGLLEQAQVRRLPLPGIEPRGALALRLPGVTIVALHLGLIRSSRRAQLRRIIAQAGRIGHDRLILTGDFNEWHDNRGLEALEPMHVIAPGPSWPAPFPRLRYDRIAVSRGIEVLDAGVWDSEIARQASDHLPVWADLALEPRSAAPEPGILGRVSDNPAE; from the coding sequence ATGACCCCGAGCACGGAACGGCTGAGACTGGCCAGCTACAACCTGCACAAATGCCGGGGCATGACCGGTCCTCATGCCCCCGAGCGCAATCTCAGGGTCATTGCGGACCTGCGGGCCGACATAATCGCCCTGCAGGAAGTCGATTTCAGGATGGGAAGGCGGCCCGAGGCCCTGCCCCGCGGGCGTATCGAGGAAATGACCGGCATGGTGCCGGCCGTCTTCAACCCGACTGGCGCCAATTCGCTGGGCTGGCATGGGCAGACCATCCTGATGCGGCCCGGCCTGCTGGAACAGGCGCAGGTCAGGCGCCTGCCGCTGCCCGGCATCGAGCCGCGCGGAGCCCTTGCCCTTCGCCTGCCCGGCGTGACCATCGTCGCGCTTCACCTCGGGCTGATCCGGTCGTCCCGACGGGCGCAATTGCGTCGCATCATCGCGCAGGCAGGCCGCATCGGCCATGACCGGCTGATCCTGACCGGCGATTTCAACGAATGGCATGACAATCGCGGGCTCGAGGCGCTGGAACCCATGCATGTCATCGCGCCTGGGCCAAGCTGGCCCGCCCCTTTTCCACGCCTCCGCTATGACCGCATTGCCGTCTCGCGCGGGATCGAGGTGCTGGATGCCGGCGTCTGGGACAGCGAGATCGCCCGGCAGGCCTCGGACCATCTTCCCGTCTGGGCCGATCTGGCGCTCGAACCCCGATCGGCCGCGCCCGAACCGGGCATCTTGGGTCGTGTGAGCGATAACCCTGCGGAATGA
- the eno gene encoding phosphopyruvate hydratase produces MTAIIDIFAREILDSRGNPTVEVDVTLEDGTMGRAAVPSGASTGAHEAVEKRDGDKSRYMGKGVLEAVAAVNGEIAENLIGEDVTDQIGIDRLMCELDGTPNKSRLGANAILGVSLAVAKAAAEASAQPLYRYVGGTGARILPVPMMNIINGGEHADNPIDIQEFMIMPVSAENIREAIRMGSEIFHTLKKELSAAGLSTGIGDEGGFAPNLSSARDALDFILKAIEKAGYTPGEDIMLALDCAATEYYKGGKYEMKGEGKSLTSAENVAYLEALCNDYPILSIEDGCAEDDWEGWKLLTETLGDRVQLVGDDLFVTNPERLAEGIEKGCGNSLLVKVNQIGTLTETLDAVRMADRAGYTSVMSHRSGETEDATIADLAVATNCGQIKTGSLARSDRLAKYNQLIRIEEMLGASAEYAGKSILRG; encoded by the coding sequence ATGACCGCCATCATCGACATTTTCGCGCGCGAGATCCTGGACAGCCGCGGCAACCCGACCGTCGAGGTCGATGTCACGCTGGAAGACGGCACGATGGGCCGCGCCGCGGTGCCCTCGGGCGCCTCGACCGGCGCGCATGAGGCCGTCGAGAAGCGCGATGGCGACAAGTCGCGCTACATGGGCAAGGGCGTCCTGGAAGCCGTCGCCGCCGTCAATGGCGAGATCGCCGAAAACCTGATCGGCGAAGACGTCACCGACCAGATCGGCATCGACCGCCTGATGTGTGAGCTGGACGGCACGCCGAACAAGTCGCGACTGGGCGCGAACGCGATCCTTGGCGTGTCGCTGGCCGTTGCGAAGGCCGCGGCCGAGGCCTCGGCCCAGCCGCTTTACCGCTATGTCGGCGGCACGGGCGCGCGCATCCTGCCGGTCCCGATGATGAACATTATCAATGGCGGCGAGCATGCCGACAACCCGATCGACATCCAGGAATTCATGATCATGCCGGTCAGCGCGGAAAACATCCGCGAAGCCATCCGCATGGGCTCGGAAATCTTCCACACGCTGAAGAAAGAGCTGTCGGCGGCGGGCCTCTCGACCGGGATCGGCGACGAGGGCGGCTTCGCCCCGAACCTGTCCTCGGCCCGCGACGCGCTGGACTTCATCCTGAAGGCCATTGAGAAGGCCGGCTACACGCCGGGCGAGGATATCATGCTCGCCCTCGATTGCGCCGCGACCGAATATTACAAGGGCGGCAAGTACGAGATGAAGGGCGAGGGCAAGTCGCTGACCTCGGCCGAGAACGTTGCCTATCTGGAAGCGCTCTGCAACGACTACCCGATCCTGTCGATCGAGGACGGCTGCGCCGAGGATGACTGGGAAGGCTGGAAGCTCTTGACCGAGACGCTGGGCGACCGCGTGCAGCTGGTCGGCGACGACCTGTTCGTCACCAACCCCGAGCGCCTGGCCGAGGGCATCGAAAAGGGCTGCGGCAACTCGCTGCTGGTCAAAGTGAACCAGATCGGCACCCTGACCGAAACGCTGGACGCCGTCCGCATGGCCGACCGCGCGGGCTATACCTCGGTGATGTCGCACCGCTCGGGCGAGACCGAGGACGCCACCATCGCCGATCTCGCCGTCGCCACCAATTGCGGCCAGATCAAGACCGGCTCGCTGGCCCGTTCCGACCGGCTCGCGAAATACAACCAGTTGATCCGCATCGAGGAAATGCTGGGTGCCTCGGCGGAATATGCCGGGAAATCCATCCTGCGCGGCTGA
- a CDS encoding protein adenylyltransferase SelO: protein MIHFDNSYARLPEGFFTRTAPTPVRDPKLIALNLPLAERLGLDAEWLSGPEGVRMLAGNALPEGAEPIAQAYAGHQFGGFSPQLGDGRAVLLGEIVAPDGARFDIQLKGSGPTPFSRRGDGRAWLGPVLREYLVSEFMAAFGVPTTRALAAVSTGEKVIRETILPGAVLTRVAASHIRVGTFEFYAARGDRDRLRLLAEHVIARHYPEASGAAELLQRVVEAQAHTIACWMGLGFIHGVMNTDNMSVSGETIDYGPCAFMDGYRPDKVFSSIDAYGRYAWNEQPKIAVWNLAQLASCLVPLMGDTDEAVQEATRIVHSFPAIYQREWLHRFAAKLGISEPRDEDRGLIERLLELMAGEEADFTRVFAGLATGRARDEFTDRDAFDGWSRVWQDRISGLADAKQVMALANPRRIPRNHLVEQAIAAARDEGDFDPFRKLDQALRAPFEDRPEWDELALAPLPEQIVQRTFCGT, encoded by the coding sequence ATGATCCACTTCGACAACAGCTATGCCCGCCTGCCCGAGGGTTTTTTCACCCGGACCGCGCCCACCCCGGTGCGTGATCCGAAGCTCATCGCCTTGAACCTGCCCTTGGCCGAACGTCTGGGACTGGACGCCGAATGGCTGTCTGGCCCGGAAGGCGTTCGGATGCTGGCAGGAAATGCCCTTCCCGAAGGCGCCGAGCCGATCGCGCAGGCCTATGCCGGCCATCAGTTCGGTGGCTTCTCTCCGCAACTGGGCGATGGCCGCGCCGTGCTTCTGGGCGAGATCGTCGCGCCGGACGGTGCGCGCTTCGACATCCAGCTCAAGGGCTCGGGCCCGACCCCATTTTCCCGCCGGGGCGACGGGCGGGCCTGGCTTGGCCCGGTGCTGCGCGAATACCTGGTCAGCGAATTCATGGCTGCCTTTGGCGTTCCGACGACGCGTGCCCTGGCCGCCGTATCGACCGGCGAGAAGGTGATCCGCGAAACGATCCTGCCGGGCGCGGTGCTGACGCGTGTCGCGGCGAGCCATATCAGGGTCGGAACGTTCGAATTCTATGCCGCGCGCGGCGACCGGGACAGGCTGCGGCTGCTGGCCGAGCATGTCATCGCGCGCCACTACCCCGAGGCCAGCGGAGCGGCCGAGCTGCTGCAGCGCGTGGTCGAGGCGCAGGCGCATACCATCGCCTGCTGGATGGGGCTGGGCTTCATCCATGGCGTGATGAACACCGACAACATGTCCGTTTCGGGCGAGACGATCGATTACGGACCCTGTGCCTTCATGGACGGCTACCGGCCGGACAAGGTGTTTTCCTCGATCGACGCCTATGGCCGCTATGCCTGGAACGAACAGCCCAAGATCGCCGTCTGGAACCTCGCGCAGCTCGCAAGTTGCCTTGTGCCCCTGATGGGGGACACGGACGAGGCGGTTCAGGAGGCCACGCGCATCGTTCACAGCTTCCCCGCGATCTATCAGCGCGAATGGCTTCACCGCTTTGCCGCCAAGCTCGGGATTTCTGAGCCGCGGGACGAGGATCGCGGCCTGATCGAGCGCCTGCTGGAACTGATGGCCGGGGAAGAGGCCGATTTCACCCGAGTCTTCGCGGGCCTCGCGACCGGCCGGGCAAGGGACGAGTTCACCGACCGGGATGCGTTCGATGGCTGGTCGCGCGTGTGGCAAGACCGCATTTCCGGCCTCGCCGATGCCAAGCAGGTGATGGCGCTGGCAAACCCGCGGCGCATTCCCCGCAACCATCTCGTCGAGCAGGCCATCGCCGCAGCGCGCGACGAAGGCGATTTCGATCCGTTCCGAAAACTGGATCAGGCCCTGCGCGCGCCATTCGAGGATCGTCCCGAATGGGACGAGCTTGCCTTGGCGCCATTGCCGGAACAGATTGTCCAAAGAACTTTCTGCGGCACCTGA
- the obgE gene encoding GTPase ObgE, with product MKFLDLAKVYVRSGGGGAGCVSFRREKFIEYGGPDGGDGGRGGDVWAEAVEGLNTLIDFRFQQHFFAKSGQHGMGSQRTGASGDDIVMRVPVGTEILEEDQETVIADLTEPGQRVLLAKGGNGGFGNLHFKSSTNRAPRNANPGLPGVERTLWLRLKLIADAGLLGLPNAGKSTFLSAVSNARPKIADYPFTTLHPNLGVVGVDAHEFVMADIPGLIEGASEGRGLGDQFLGHVERSRVLLHLIDGTSDDVATDARTILTELEAYSPELAAKPRVTALNKIDAIDPEELAEKRAALEAEIGGKVHLMSGVSREGVTDVLRALWAEIVPSRSSVTTEEDKPWQP from the coding sequence GTGAAATTCCTCGATCTCGCCAAGGTCTATGTCCGCTCCGGTGGCGGAGGCGCGGGATGCGTGTCCTTCCGTCGCGAGAAATTCATCGAATATGGGGGCCCCGACGGCGGAGATGGCGGTCGCGGCGGTGACGTCTGGGCCGAAGCGGTCGAGGGCCTGAACACCCTGATCGATTTCCGCTTCCAGCAACATTTCTTCGCCAAGTCCGGGCAGCACGGCATGGGTTCGCAGCGCACCGGCGCAAGTGGCGACGACATCGTGATGCGCGTCCCTGTCGGAACCGAGATCCTGGAAGAGGATCAGGAAACCGTCATCGCCGACCTGACCGAACCGGGCCAGCGCGTGCTCTTGGCCAAGGGCGGCAATGGCGGCTTTGGCAACCTGCATTTCAAAAGCTCGACCAACCGCGCACCAAGGAATGCCAATCCCGGCCTTCCGGGGGTTGAGCGTACCTTGTGGCTGCGCCTGAAGCTGATCGCCGATGCGGGGCTTCTGGGCCTGCCCAATGCCGGGAAATCGACCTTCCTTTCGGCCGTGTCCAATGCGCGTCCCAAGATCGCCGACTATCCCTTTACCACGCTGCACCCCAATCTCGGGGTCGTCGGCGTCGATGCGCATGAATTCGTCATGGCCGACATTCCCGGCCTGATCGAGGGCGCATCCGAAGGGCGGGGACTGGGCGACCAGTTCCTTGGCCATGTCGAGCGGTCGCGCGTGCTTCTCCATCTCATTGACGGCACCTCCGATGATGTCGCGACCGATGCGCGCACCATCCTGACCGAGCTCGAGGCCTATTCGCCCGAACTGGCGGCAAAGCCGCGCGTCACCGCGCTGAACAAGATCGACGCCATCGACCCCGAGGAACTGGCCGAGAAACGCGCGGCGCTCGAAGCCGAGATCGGCGGCAAGGTGCATCTCATGTCGGGGGTGTCGCGCGAGGGGGTGACCGATGTCCTGCGTGCGCTCTGGGCCGAGATCGTGCCGTCGCGCAGCTCTGTCACCACAGAGGAAGACAAGCCTTGGCAACCCTGA
- a CDS encoding DMT family transporter, with protein sequence MTTYATLIIAIALEVVGTTFLQRSAQFTRLAPTLLMGICYAGSFFFLSLTLRTMPLGIAYAIWSALGIVLVSIIGLVVFGQRLDLPAMLGLAMIIGGVVVVNVFSKSVVH encoded by the coding sequence TTGACGACCTATGCCACATTGATCATCGCGATTGCCCTCGAGGTGGTGGGAACGACCTTCCTGCAGCGCAGCGCGCAGTTCACACGCCTTGCGCCGACGCTTCTGATGGGGATCTGCTATGCCGGATCGTTCTTCTTCCTGTCCCTGACGCTGAGAACCATGCCGCTGGGCATCGCCTATGCAATCTGGAGTGCGCTGGGGATCGTGCTCGTGTCGATCATCGGCCTTGTCGTCTTTGGCCAGAGGCTTGACCTGCCGGCCATGCTGGGGCTTGCGATGATTATCGGGGGCGTGGTCGTCGTGAACGTCTTTTCAAAGAGCGTCGTGCATTGA
- a CDS encoding squalene/phytoene synthase family protein: MSLENCANQLREHDPDRFGICLLAPAAARPKLLTLYALNLELARAPLASNEPLIAEMRLQWWIERLEDIGKTAGQPHELITPLAEAWGPRASSLAVMAEPRRRDSWREAHERPDDVMAYVRDTAVPLAQFAAEALDGPQAAMPAVSAQAEGLGLAHWLAALPALQGMGLGLRNPSPDALARLAAHARDRLAEARAQRRDVPRSLAPALFPGAGIAAILATAPTGIEALAAAQPSEFRKRLALGAFTLTHRWWI, translated from the coding sequence ATGAGCCTCGAAAATTGCGCAAACCAGTTGCGCGAACACGACCCCGACCGTTTCGGCATTTGCCTTCTGGCGCCTGCCGCGGCGCGGCCGAAGCTCTTGACGCTTTATGCGCTGAACCTCGAACTGGCCCGTGCCCCTCTCGCCTCGAACGAACCGCTGATCGCGGAAATGCGCCTGCAATGGTGGATCGAGCGGCTTGAGGATATCGGCAAGACAGCGGGACAGCCGCACGAACTCATCACCCCGTTGGCCGAGGCTTGGGGGCCGCGCGCATCCTCGCTTGCCGTAATGGCCGAGCCGCGCCGGCGCGACAGTTGGCGCGAAGCGCATGAGCGGCCCGACGATGTCATGGCCTATGTGCGGGACACCGCCGTGCCGCTTGCCCAATTCGCCGCCGAGGCCCTCGATGGGCCGCAGGCGGCGATGCCCGCCGTCTCTGCTCAGGCCGAGGGGCTCGGGCTCGCCCATTGGCTCGCGGCCCTCCCTGCGCTCCAGGGCATGGGGCTGGGGCTCCGGAACCCCTCGCCGGACGCGCTGGCGCGGCTTGCCGCTCATGCCCGCGACAGGCTCGCAGAGGCACGGGCCCAGCGACGTGACGTTCCACGCAGCCTGGCACCGGCCTTGTTCCCCGGTGCCGGGATCGCGGCAATTCTCGCGACCGCGCCAACCGGGATCGAGGCGCTTGCCGCCGCGCAGCCCTCGGAGTTCCGAAAGCGGCTGGCGCTTGGGGCCTTCACACTGACACATCGCTGGTGGATATGA
- the proB gene encoding glutamate 5-kinase, translating to MATLIPELGRAQRLVVKIGSALLVDDGGLRGEWLRGLCDDVAIARSRGTDVVLVSSGAIALGRKVLELPSGPLRVEQAQAAAAVGQIRLARAYEEALAPHGVKTAQLLVTLDDTTDRRRYLNSRATMQTLLGMGVVPIVNENDTVATDEIRFGDNDRLAAQIAVTCGADQLLLLSDVDGLYTANPKTDPAARHLPVIEQITPEIEAMGGDPISGVSKGGMKTKLMAARTAVAGGCAMAIAEGSVLNPLQAVTAGARVTWFLPDTDPHAARKRWIAAMKPKGEITVDAGAVEALRRGKSLLPAGVTSVSGRFGRGDPVVVLDGQGGTLASGLVRYSSVEARAIAGHRSAEIHSILGYPGRAALIHRDDMVI from the coding sequence TTGGCAACCCTGATCCCAGAACTGGGGCGGGCGCAGCGACTGGTCGTCAAGATCGGCTCGGCGCTTCTGGTTGATGACGGCGGCCTGCGGGGCGAATGGCTGCGCGGGCTTTGCGACGACGTGGCCATCGCGCGAAGCCGGGGCACCGATGTGGTGCTGGTGTCGTCGGGGGCGATCGCGCTGGGTCGCAAGGTGCTGGAACTGCCCTCGGGCCCCTTGCGCGTCGAGCAGGCGCAGGCGGCAGCCGCCGTTGGTCAGATCCGGCTGGCCCGCGCCTATGAAGAGGCGCTTGCCCCGCATGGCGTGAAGACCGCCCAGCTTCTGGTGACGCTGGATGACACCACCGACCGCCGCCGCTATCTCAACAGCCGCGCCACCATGCAGACGCTTCTTGGCATGGGCGTCGTCCCGATCGTGAACGAGAACGACACCGTCGCCACGGACGAGATCCGGTTCGGCGACAATGACCGTCTTGCCGCCCAGATCGCCGTGACCTGCGGGGCCGACCAGTTGCTGCTTCTGTCGGATGTGGACGGGCTTTACACCGCCAATCCCAAGACCGATCCCGCCGCCCGCCATCTGCCCGTCATCGAACAGATCACGCCCGAAATCGAGGCCATGGGTGGTGATCCGATTTCTGGCGTAAGCAAGGGCGGCATGAAGACCAAGCTGATGGCCGCGCGTACGGCCGTCGCCGGCGGATGCGCCATGGCGATCGCCGAAGGGTCGGTGCTCAATCCCCTTCAGGCGGTCACAGCCGGTGCGCGCGTGACCTGGTTCCTTCCCGATACCGACCCTCATGCCGCACGCAAGCGCTGGATCGCCGCGATGAAGCCCAAGGGCGAGATCACCGTGGATGCCGGCGCGGTCGAGGCGCTGCGCCGCGGCAAGTCGCTCTTGCCCGCCGGCGTCACCTCGGTGTCGGGGCGTTTCGGCCGGGGCGACCCGGTGGTGGTGCTGGACGGGCAGGGCGGTACGCTTGCCTCGGGGCTGGTGCGCTATTCCTCGGTCGAGGCAAGGGCGATTGCCGGGCACCGCAGCGCCGAGATCCATTCGATCCTGGGTTATCCGGGTCGGGCCGCACTGATCCATCGCGACGACATGGTGATCTGA